From a region of the Streptomyces sp. NBC_01244 genome:
- a CDS encoding AAA family ATPase, whose amino-acid sequence MRTDTSMTPERVVPDPATAAAAATEAILANMADGRHRAVVVDSPPGAGKSTLVARAAQELSEGGERPIIVAQTNNQVDDLVMRLAREHPGIAVGRLSATGYTPSPALGALTSTIVGRTLADLAGCRIIVGTAAKWATVRDARFGWAILDEAYQMRSDMLLQIVERFERGLFVGDPGQLDPFAIVGTERWIGLPHDPTQNGVSVMLEHNQNIPVHRLPVSWRLPLSAAPTIARAFYPFTHFTAGTGEDTRALGFRTAGFARTDLDETLVQAFTTGWALHELRRRHVPRTDTETLQTAADLAGRLLDRGAVATCERHPGGRPLEPRDIAIGVAHRDQADLVRAALARTGSPGAPGVAVDTANRLQGREFEVVIVVHPLSGRRDASAFHLEAGRLCVLASRHRQACIVVAREGIADLLDSHPSTDPVHLSVRAKFPDGWEANQIMLDKLAQHRVAA is encoded by the coding sequence ATGAGGACTGACACCAGCATGACACCGGAACGGGTCGTGCCCGACCCTGCAACGGCCGCTGCCGCTGCCACCGAGGCGATCCTCGCGAACATGGCCGACGGGCGTCACAGGGCCGTGGTCGTCGACTCCCCGCCGGGCGCCGGCAAGAGCACCCTGGTGGCCCGCGCCGCCCAGGAGCTCTCCGAAGGCGGCGAGCGCCCGATCATCGTCGCCCAGACCAACAACCAGGTCGACGACCTGGTCATGCGTCTGGCCAGGGAGCATCCCGGCATCGCCGTCGGACGGTTGAGTGCCACCGGCTACACCCCGTCACCGGCCCTGGGTGCCCTGACGAGCACCATCGTCGGCCGCACCCTGGCCGACCTGGCCGGGTGCCGGATCATCGTCGGAACCGCCGCCAAGTGGGCCACCGTCCGCGACGCCAGGTTCGGCTGGGCGATCCTGGATGAGGCCTACCAGATGCGTTCGGACATGCTGTTGCAGATCGTCGAACGCTTCGAGCGGGGCCTGTTCGTCGGCGACCCCGGCCAGTTGGACCCGTTCGCGATCGTTGGCACCGAGCGCTGGATCGGGTTGCCGCACGACCCCACGCAGAACGGTGTCAGCGTGATGCTGGAGCACAATCAGAATATTCCCGTGCACCGGCTGCCGGTGTCTTGGCGTCTGCCGCTCTCGGCCGCACCGACCATCGCCCGGGCGTTCTACCCATTCACCCACTTCACCGCCGGAACCGGTGAAGACACGCGTGCCCTGGGGTTCCGCACCGCCGGGTTCGCCCGCACCGACCTGGACGAGACCCTCGTCCAGGCGTTCACCACCGGCTGGGCCCTGCACGAACTGCGCCGCCGGCACGTTCCGCGAACCGACACCGAGACCCTCCAGACCGCCGCCGACCTCGCCGGCAGGCTGCTGGACCGCGGAGCGGTTGCCACTTGCGAGCGCCACCCGGGCGGCCGGCCCTTGGAACCCCGCGACATCGCCATCGGCGTCGCCCACCGCGACCAGGCTGACCTGGTCCGGGCCGCGCTCGCCCGGACCGGCAGCCCCGGCGCGCCGGGCGTGGCAGTGGACACCGCGAACCGGCTACAGGGCCGCGAGTTCGAAGTCGTCATCGTCGTGCACCCGTTGTCCGGCCGCCGGGACGCCAGCGCCTTCCATCTGGAGGCCGGGCGACTGTGCGTGCTCGCTTCCCGCCACCGGCAGGCGTGCATCGTCGTCGCCCGCGAGGGCATCGCCGATCTTCTGGACAGCCACCCCTCGACCGACCCGGTGCATCTGTCCGTGCGCGCCAAGTTCCCGGACGGCTGGGAAGCCAACCAGATCATGCTGGACAAGCTTGCCCAGCACCGCGTCGCCGCCTGA
- a CDS encoding metallophosphoesterase family protein, which yields MTGRVFHTSDWHLGRQIGRHRRDSEVDAVLDEIIAIAADYGPDLIVHSGDVFDSPRPSLDDMRRGSEALRRLGTIAPVVVVAGNHDTTRVLEFLEYVLNDMGVREGDQARVRFATEARPDRLLLAEYPTRNGELTLRIGALPYLHPNRFTYDFADPALTTATYAERMRTVQAELYRRLTADRGPRDVLVYAAHLFIEGALPSYSERRISLSTEYAAAAADLPDVGYGALGHIHKPQPVGRAGFPAYYAGSPLQMDFGETGETKGVVLAEIGPGTNPRIELEPLTAGRRLVRLEGTLEQIAHHAARVGDAWVKAVVNVDVFDPSLPATLAKMLPRATLVDIDERRTGTAHRVLDRQTSTTELPDIDDLLHDYLADRGTGGLALDRAMTAFTHLRAEPDADDPAPCCEQTLLSAAIAGQPLDAIDRSSLLTSTDTTDAETTR from the coding sequence GTGACGGGACGCGTTTTCCACACCTCCGACTGGCACTTGGGCCGCCAGATCGGCCGCCATCGACGTGACAGCGAGGTCGACGCCGTCCTGGACGAGATCATCGCCATCGCCGCGGACTACGGCCCCGACCTGATCGTTCACAGCGGCGACGTCTTCGACAGCCCCCGCCCCAGCCTGGACGACATGCGACGTGGGTCAGAGGCGCTCCGCCGCCTCGGCACGATCGCGCCCGTGGTCGTCGTCGCCGGCAACCACGACACCACTCGCGTCCTGGAGTTCCTGGAGTACGTCCTCAATGACATGGGCGTCCGCGAGGGAGACCAGGCCCGGGTCCGCTTCGCCACCGAAGCCCGCCCCGACCGACTGCTCCTCGCCGAGTACCCGACCAGGAACGGGGAGCTCACCCTGCGCATCGGCGCACTGCCCTACCTGCACCCCAACCGCTTCACCTACGACTTCGCTGACCCCGCCCTGACCACCGCGACCTACGCCGAGCGCATGCGCACCGTCCAGGCCGAGCTCTACCGCCGTCTGACCGCCGACCGAGGCCCCCGGGATGTCCTCGTCTACGCCGCGCACCTGTTCATCGAGGGAGCCCTCCCGTCCTACTCCGAGCGGCGGATCTCCCTGAGCACCGAGTACGCGGCTGCGGCCGCAGACCTGCCCGACGTCGGCTACGGCGCCCTCGGCCACATCCACAAACCCCAGCCCGTCGGCCGTGCCGGATTCCCCGCCTACTACGCCGGCAGCCCCCTGCAGATGGACTTCGGCGAGACAGGCGAAACCAAGGGCGTCGTACTCGCCGAGATCGGCCCGGGAACCAACCCCCGCATCGAACTCGAACCGCTTACCGCAGGCCGCCGCCTGGTCCGCCTCGAAGGAACCCTGGAACAGATCGCCCACCACGCCGCCCGTGTGGGGGACGCCTGGGTGAAAGCGGTGGTGAACGTCGACGTCTTCGACCCGTCCCTGCCGGCCACCCTCGCCAAGATGTTGCCGCGGGCGACGCTCGTCGACATCGACGAGCGCCGCACCGGCACAGCACACCGCGTGCTGGACCGGCAGACCTCCACCACCGAACTGCCCGACATCGACGACCTGCTGCACGACTACCTTGCGGACCGCGGCACAGGCGGTTTGGCCCTGGACCGAGCCATGACCGCCTTCACCCACCTGCGGGCCGAACCCGACGCCGATGATCCCGCACCGTGCTGCGAGCAGACGCTGCTGAGCGCGGCCATCGCCGGCCAGCCCCTCGACGCCATCGACCGCTCAAGCCTTCTCACCAGCACCGACACCACCGACGCGGAGACGACGCGATGA
- a CDS encoding SMC family ATPase, with translation MKPMKLALTGFRSYPAQTTVDFTGRSLVAVLGDTGAGKSSLLDAIAFALFRKSSWDAKEPRQLIADGAQAMSVELTFVHDGQNWRVHRTMHATNPNAGRHHLKNLDTGEETDGATPVDNRIKTVLQMSYDTFLRVGMLPQGKFDQLLTAAPKERSERLRELFGAESLETVRNLAVRHGRTLQQLLSDARAKRAPMPDNPEEAAAAAGAAADAATAQAERLDTAVARITALQEEASQARDTAAAATSASQTLATRKATDAAAVLDTLDSEATELAARRDTLDRRAEQAAAREEELTGAITTAETQGEGRDALAHAAILLKTLAETAEEHRGERDRLASLTAQLDDERDSIATAETELAERAAHTQATAEAARTAAENSKQTRTCATAARIAGDAALSAARHIANTTRAHTSAVGRQKSAHEDLGPAEAMATAACEDLTAAETHLEALRLRKKAAAIATELHPDDDCPVCHRQLPADFNPEQADAHELTEANTQREQAKTAHDKVVELRAEARAAVAIADQAVLERDQEHTCAQQTVRENTEKAVRAFRSLAAQAAEAGTGFDATSASARLTAATTVLATPGAAHPEQDTAAITDAISACEHTATAHAEQLKDEEHRRTAGIEADRRTLAERTKAHYRDTKDASAAHERRTRAVARTAADIGMLPARIRAMLPHDPIDVATAQTDAATTAVTALQTELQELLDQREATRAEKNAVLADQRTLDHDTRARLERPLEKLRDNLDAWAQAAVQASTHLDEADRPALPAAPTQPAIAEVRHYAAALSTTTSALGDKLTERAAVATERAAAAERRLDEHAAALADVDGFDASADLTTPKSLHPLVAAAAQAAKEAEDQRCNQREAQDLIKPAADLDFAITAGEARYEALEVLRRELVDAKFLGHLTTLRTRALLGVASDLLGQMSDGRFGFADDFDIMSRSSGVAHHPNRLSGGEKFMASLALALALAELHSRSGPTLGSLFLDEGFAALDTTALDLALEVLRAQVGGDRLVMVISHLHAVAEAVDDVLWVERTTAGSSARWLTPAERDDMAQNDLASGLHSQAR, from the coding sequence ATGAAACCGATGAAGCTCGCCCTCACCGGATTCCGCAGCTACCCCGCCCAGACCACCGTCGACTTCACCGGCAGGAGCCTGGTCGCGGTGCTCGGCGACACAGGCGCCGGCAAGAGCAGCCTGCTCGACGCCATCGCCTTCGCCCTGTTCCGCAAAAGCTCCTGGGACGCCAAGGAACCCCGGCAGCTTATCGCCGACGGCGCACAGGCCATGAGCGTCGAACTCACCTTCGTACACGACGGGCAGAACTGGCGTGTCCACCGCACCATGCACGCCACCAACCCGAACGCGGGCCGGCACCACCTGAAAAACCTGGACACCGGCGAGGAGACCGACGGCGCCACACCCGTCGACAACCGCATCAAGACGGTGCTGCAGATGAGCTACGACACCTTCCTGCGCGTCGGGATGCTCCCGCAGGGCAAGTTCGACCAGCTCCTCACTGCCGCTCCCAAGGAACGCAGTGAACGGCTCCGAGAACTATTCGGTGCTGAATCACTGGAAACCGTCCGGAACCTGGCCGTCCGCCACGGCCGCACACTCCAGCAACTGCTGAGCGACGCACGGGCCAAACGGGCCCCCATGCCGGACAACCCAGAGGAGGCGGCCGCAGCAGCCGGTGCGGCCGCCGACGCGGCCACAGCCCAGGCCGAACGCCTGGACACCGCCGTAGCCCGCATCACCGCACTGCAGGAAGAAGCCTCGCAAGCCCGGGACACCGCGGCGGCTGCCACCAGCGCCTCCCAGACCCTGGCAACACGCAAGGCGACCGACGCCGCCGCCGTCCTCGACACGCTTGACTCCGAGGCCACCGAACTCGCCGCACGGCGCGACACCCTCGACCGGCGTGCCGAGCAGGCTGCGGCCAGGGAAGAGGAACTGACCGGAGCGATCACCACGGCAGAGACGCAAGGAGAAGGGCGCGACGCCCTCGCCCATGCCGCGATACTCCTGAAGACCCTCGCGGAAACCGCCGAGGAACACCGTGGCGAACGCGACCGACTGGCCTCCCTCACCGCACAACTCGACGACGAGCGCGACTCCATCGCCACGGCCGAAACGGAACTGGCCGAACGCGCCGCACACACCCAAGCGACGGCGGAGGCAGCCCGCACCGCCGCCGAGAACAGTAAGCAGACCCGCACGTGCGCCACCGCAGCCCGCATCGCGGGGGACGCGGCCCTCTCGGCGGCCCGGCACATCGCCAACACCACGCGCGCCCACACCAGCGCGGTGGGCCGGCAGAAATCCGCCCACGAAGACCTCGGCCCGGCGGAGGCCATGGCAACCGCGGCCTGCGAAGACCTCACCGCGGCCGAGACACACCTGGAGGCGCTCCGGCTGCGGAAGAAGGCCGCTGCGATTGCCACTGAACTACACCCCGACGACGACTGTCCCGTATGCCACCGGCAGCTCCCGGCCGACTTCAACCCCGAGCAGGCCGACGCGCATGAGCTGACCGAGGCGAACACGCAACGAGAGCAGGCGAAGACCGCACACGACAAAGTCGTCGAGCTGCGCGCCGAAGCCCGCGCCGCCGTGGCCATCGCCGACCAAGCGGTACTCGAACGCGACCAGGAGCACACATGCGCACAGCAGACGGTGCGGGAGAACACCGAGAAGGCGGTACGAGCCTTCCGGAGTCTTGCGGCCCAGGCCGCCGAAGCAGGCACGGGCTTCGACGCCACATCAGCCTCAGCAAGGCTGACCGCAGCCACTACGGTCCTGGCCACCCCCGGCGCCGCACATCCTGAGCAGGACACAGCGGCGATCACCGACGCCATCTCCGCCTGCGAACACACGGCCACCGCACACGCCGAACAGCTGAAGGACGAAGAGCACCGCCGCACCGCCGGGATCGAAGCAGACCGCAGAACACTGGCAGAACGCACGAAGGCGCACTACCGCGACACCAAAGACGCATCCGCAGCTCACGAGCGCCGCACCCGGGCCGTGGCAAGGACCGCCGCCGACATCGGCATGCTTCCCGCTCGCATCCGGGCGATGCTGCCGCACGACCCGATCGACGTCGCCACCGCACAGACGGACGCCGCCACCACGGCCGTCACCGCCCTGCAGACCGAACTCCAAGAGCTGCTCGACCAGAGGGAAGCAACCCGAGCGGAGAAGAACGCGGTACTCGCCGACCAGCGCACCCTCGACCACGACACCCGAGCCCGCCTTGAACGCCCCCTGGAGAAACTGCGTGACAACCTGGACGCGTGGGCCCAGGCCGCCGTCCAGGCCAGCACACATCTCGATGAGGCTGACCGGCCGGCGCTGCCGGCAGCTCCCACGCAGCCGGCGATCGCCGAGGTCCGCCACTACGCCGCCGCCCTCTCGACGACGACCTCGGCACTCGGCGACAAACTCACCGAGCGAGCCGCTGTGGCGACAGAACGCGCAGCCGCCGCCGAGAGGCGTCTCGACGAGCATGCAGCCGCACTCGCCGACGTCGACGGCTTCGACGCCTCAGCCGACCTGACCACACCCAAATCACTTCACCCGCTCGTTGCCGCAGCCGCGCAGGCAGCCAAAGAGGCCGAAGACCAGCGCTGCAATCAGCGAGAAGCACAGGACCTGATCAAGCCGGCCGCTGACCTGGACTTCGCCATCACCGCGGGGGAAGCCCGCTATGAAGCCCTCGAGGTACTACGCCGCGAACTGGTTGACGCCAAGTTCCTGGGCCACCTCACCACGCTGCGAACCCGCGCATTGCTCGGCGTCGCCAGCGACCTGCTCGGGCAGATGTCTGACGGTCGATTCGGTTTCGCAGACGACTTCGACATCATGAGCCGCAGCTCCGGGGTCGCCCACCACCCGAATCGCTTGTCAGGAGGGGAGAAGTTCATGGCGTCTCTCGCCTTGGCCCTGGCGCTTGCCGAACTGCACTCCCGCAGCGGGCCGACTCTCGGCTCCCTCTTCCTCGACGAGGGCTTCGCCGCCCTCGACACCACCGCCTTGGACCTGGCACTGGAGGTACTGCGCGCTCAGGTCGGCGGTGACCGCCTGGTAATGGTGATCAGCCACCTGCACGCCGTCGCCGAGGCCGTCGACGATGTGCTGTGGGTGGAGCGGACCACCGCCGGCTCCTCCGCCCGGTGGCTCACACCGGCTGAGCGAGACGACATGGCCCAGAACGACCTAGCCAGCGGACTGCACTCCCAGGCGCGGTAG